In one window of Borrelia anserina Es DNA:
- the mutS gene encoding DNA mismatch repair protein MutS, with the protein MKKDITPMMRQYLDIKSQYQDAILFFRVGSFYEMFFDDALEGSKLLGLTLTKRESVPMCGVPCHTSKEYIKKLILLDKKVAICEQGLQTDSKGPLEREVVEVISPGVVVDEDFLQDDANNYLVAISDYKDYYSFSYIDLSTSKLGIILYEESFLERLRRDIEKYYPKEIIVSENFYYEYLEKLSLDRFLVNKVPHWNLDQEVAKKTLKEHFNVFSLGALGFKEDEPYYISSFLIIDYIKNNLKNLLINIDTIHINNDSAYMFLDDVTQINLELVKNNNDLTSRYSLYSVLNDCKTPMGKRLLREYILNPLLNIAEINNRLTHVEFLHDHVNLSMKLRNILSDVWDIERIISRLQMKKYAKKDFLFVRETLISFFSLKKLFNEHSFNYWIFDVDDEDNIREVYSLIDSSISNEQDELIKRGYNSEVDRLREIKNNASKYVDDYLNFEKNFSKINSLKIKKTNIRGLFFEVTKSYYGQVPSHFIENQVLNSVKRYKTNRLIELEREINDAEDNLLALEQEIFDDVSLKVVKHSSVIKKIGEFCAYIDVVSNFAYLAKKNEYVRPILTNNKEIILEYARHPVVEHYMRGVEAFTRNSVRIDSDKYFCLITGPNMAGKSTYLRQTALVVLMGHIGSFVPADKAIIGITDKIFCRIGASDNISKGESTFLVEMNETANILRNATQDSLIIMDEVGRGTSTNDGLAIACSIVEYILEHIRARSLFATHFHELSAINHDSFINLSMKIEKQGNELIFLREVEEKPSLNSYGIYVARIAGIPLKVIKRADIILKSLTSRERFCAQTLFTSFTSVINDGEEERKENLSYESDLTAYLELKNFVSKIDINNITPFQAMSLLSEIILKTRG; encoded by the coding sequence ATGAAAAAAGATATTACGCCGATGATGAGGCAATATTTAGACATTAAGAGTCAATATCAAGACGCTATTCTGTTTTTTAGAGTAGGTAGTTTTTATGAAATGTTTTTTGATGATGCTCTTGAGGGAAGTAAGCTGTTAGGATTAACTTTAACTAAAAGAGAGAGTGTTCCTATGTGTGGTGTGCCTTGTCATACAAGTAAAGAGTATATAAAAAAGTTAATCCTACTTGATAAAAAGGTTGCGATTTGTGAGCAAGGATTACAAACAGATTCTAAAGGGCCTTTAGAAAGAGAAGTTGTTGAAGTTATAAGTCCTGGAGTTGTTGTCGATGAGGATTTTTTACAAGATGATGCTAATAATTACTTGGTAGCTATTAGTGATTATAAGGATTATTATTCGTTTTCTTATATAGACTTGTCAACTTCTAAACTTGGGATAATCCTTTATGAGGAAAGTTTTTTAGAAAGGTTAAGACGGGATATTGAGAAATATTATCCAAAAGAAATAATAGTTTCAGAGAATTTCTACTATGAGTATTTAGAAAAACTTTCTCTTGATCGATTTTTAGTCAATAAGGTTCCCCATTGGAATTTGGATCAAGAAGTTGCTAAAAAAACATTAAAAGAACATTTTAATGTTTTTAGTTTGGGTGCTCTTGGGTTTAAAGAGGATGAGCCTTATTATATTTCGTCTTTTTTAATAATAGATTATATAAAAAATAACTTGAAGAATTTATTGATCAATATTGACACGATTCATATTAATAATGATTCTGCATATATGTTTCTTGATGATGTTACTCAAATAAATCTTGAACTTGTTAAAAACAATAATGATTTGACGTCTCGTTATTCTCTTTATTCAGTGTTAAATGATTGTAAGACTCCGATGGGGAAGAGACTTTTAAGAGAATATATATTAAATCCGCTTCTAAATATTGCTGAAATTAACAATAGATTAACTCATGTAGAATTTTTACACGATCATGTTAATTTAAGTATGAAATTGAGAAATATTCTTAGTGATGTTTGGGATATTGAGAGAATAATCTCGAGACTTCAGATGAAAAAATATGCTAAAAAAGATTTTTTGTTTGTTAGAGAAACTTTGATATCATTTTTTTCATTAAAAAAGCTCTTTAATGAGCATTCTTTTAATTATTGGATATTTGATGTTGATGATGAAGATAACATAAGAGAAGTTTATTCTTTAATTGATAGCTCTATCTCAAATGAGCAGGATGAGCTTATTAAACGTGGGTATAATTCTGAGGTTGATCGTTTAAGAGAAATTAAAAATAATGCAAGTAAGTATGTTGATGATTATCTTAATTTTGAAAAGAATTTTAGTAAAATTAATAGCCTTAAAATTAAGAAAACTAATATTAGAGGGTTATTTTTTGAGGTTACAAAGAGTTATTATGGTCAAGTTCCTTCTCATTTTATAGAAAATCAGGTTTTAAATTCTGTTAAACGATATAAAACTAACAGACTTATTGAACTTGAAAGAGAAATTAATGATGCTGAGGATAATTTATTAGCTCTTGAGCAAGAGATCTTTGATGACGTATCTTTAAAAGTTGTTAAGCACAGTTCGGTTATTAAGAAGATAGGTGAGTTTTGTGCATATATTGATGTGGTCTCTAATTTTGCGTATTTAGCTAAAAAGAACGAATATGTAAGGCCTATTTTAACTAATAATAAAGAAATTATTCTTGAATATGCTAGACATCCTGTTGTTGAGCATTATATGAGAGGAGTGGAGGCTTTTACTAGAAATTCCGTGAGGATTGATAGTGATAAGTATTTTTGTTTAATTACTGGTCCTAATATGGCAGGTAAGTCAACTTACTTGCGTCAGACTGCTTTAGTTGTATTAATGGGGCATATTGGTTCTTTTGTGCCTGCTGATAAAGCTATAATAGGGATTACAGATAAGATTTTTTGTAGGATAGGGGCAAGTGATAATATTTCCAAAGGTGAGTCTACATTTTTGGTAGAGATGAATGAAACGGCTAATATTTTAAGGAATGCAACTCAGGATAGCTTAATAATTATGGATGAGGTTGGGAGAGGTACTAGTACTAATGACGGACTTGCTATTGCATGTTCGATTGTTGAATACATCTTGGAACATATCAGGGCTAGGAGTTTATTTGCGACCCATTTTCATGAGCTTTCTGCTATTAATCATGATTCTTTTATTAATCTTTCAATGAAAATTGAAAAACAAGGAAATGAACTTATTTTTTTGAGGGAAGTTGAAGAAAAGCCTTCTCTTAATTCTTATGGAATTTATGTTGCTCGCATAGCTGGTATACCTTTAAAAGTTATTAAAAGAGCCGATATTATTCTTAAAAGTTTAACTAGTCGAGAGCGCTTTTGTGCACAGACACTTTTTACTTCATTTACTTCTGTTATTAATGATGGTGAAGAAGAAAGAAAAGAAAATTTAAGTTATGAGTCAGATCTGACAGCTTATTTAGAACTTAAGAATTTTGTTTCTAAGATAGATATCAATAACATTACTCCTTTTCAAGCTATGAGTTTACTAAGTGAAATAATTTTAAAGACTAGAGGATAA
- a CDS encoding STAS domain-containing protein, protein MEKDSSQNNVFYICKGDSIFIKLINRLTALYSVNFKTFIKNIFIDNDDKINKLYVDLSETKYLDSTFMGVLLYIDNKSNERKKTFKIINSSKEALENLKSLGLEKILKIENREEKLQKSNMKEYLCLNVHKNTIFKSMLKSHILLSNINKNNKKEFCTLIRRLRKENNN, encoded by the coding sequence ATGGAAAAAGATAGTTCTCAAAATAATGTCTTTTATATATGTAAAGGTGATTCTATTTTCATAAAATTAATTAACAGACTTACTGCGTTATATTCAGTAAATTTTAAAACATTTATTAAAAATATATTTATAGATAATGATGATAAAATCAATAAATTATACGTAGACTTATCAGAAACCAAATACTTAGATTCAACTTTTATGGGCGTGCTATTGTATATTGATAACAAAAGTAATGAACGCAAAAAAACTTTTAAAATAATAAATTCAAGCAAAGAAGCACTTGAAAACTTAAAATCCCTTGGTCTTGAAAAGATATTAAAAATAGAAAATAGAGAAGAAAAGCTACAAAAAAGTAACATGAAAGAATATCTTTGCTTAAATGTACATAAAAATACAATATTTAAATCAATGTTAAAATCACATATTTTACTATCAAATATTAATAAAAACAACAAAAAAGAATTTTGCACCCTAATCAGGCGACTTAGAAAAGAAAATAATAACTAA
- the nusA gene encoding transcription termination factor NusA, translating into MIKGTGQMISNIASERGMSVDAIQKTVKESIIIAYKKYFGTSDNAFIKFDEDTGDLIVYSKKKVVEKVQDDVLEILKEDAQEFEVMGDGYAYIEIDPKIFDRLSIQVAKQRTKSDLRGIEDNELYLEFKHKLHKIVIGYVQQNRNGDLYVNLGSTDGVIPKKYQSPREVYGLNDKVRVLVYSVKKGKNGIEVILSRTHPRFIEELLSLEIPEIEEGIIKIHKIVRDPGYRTKVAVYSEKEEIDPVGPCIGQKGVRIQALIKELEGEKIDIIPYSKDIKEFIRDALTPAKIDNVYIIDETLHKALVVVSDDQLSLAIGKMGQNVRLANRLLDWAIDVKTNSQFSEMKASGEFKQETVEMFNKIIQDNVQEDEFEEINKISELKILDSDIVDKLIEAGLDDIDNFLDANEENLFELGISYEKQEEINKILKEGMVIISNDDDSIEGVKDEEELLCPECGAVINENMTFCPGCKIGLSFEFEEEW; encoded by the coding sequence ATGATAAAGGGTACTGGTCAAATGATTTCCAATATTGCTAGTGAGCGTGGAATGAGCGTGGATGCTATTCAAAAGACAGTTAAGGAATCTATAATAATAGCTTATAAGAAGTATTTTGGAACTAGTGATAATGCTTTTATTAAATTTGATGAAGATACTGGAGATTTAATAGTTTATTCTAAGAAGAAGGTTGTGGAGAAAGTACAAGACGATGTTCTTGAGATATTGAAGGAAGATGCTCAAGAATTTGAAGTTATGGGAGATGGATATGCATATATTGAGATTGATCCTAAGATTTTTGATAGGCTTTCAATTCAAGTTGCTAAGCAGAGAACTAAAAGTGATTTGCGAGGAATTGAAGATAATGAACTTTACTTAGAATTTAAACACAAATTGCATAAGATTGTTATTGGTTATGTTCAGCAAAATAGGAATGGAGATCTCTATGTTAATCTTGGGAGTACAGATGGTGTTATTCCTAAAAAATATCAATCCCCAAGGGAAGTTTATGGACTTAATGATAAAGTTCGAGTTCTTGTTTACAGTGTAAAGAAGGGGAAAAATGGAATAGAGGTGATTTTATCAAGGACTCATCCTAGATTTATTGAAGAACTTCTTAGTCTTGAAATTCCCGAGATTGAAGAAGGTATTATTAAGATTCATAAGATAGTAAGGGATCCAGGTTATAGAACTAAGGTTGCTGTTTACTCTGAGAAAGAAGAGATTGATCCTGTAGGTCCTTGTATTGGACAAAAAGGAGTTAGGATTCAAGCATTAATTAAGGAACTTGAAGGCGAAAAAATAGATATTATTCCTTATTCTAAGGATATTAAAGAATTTATTAGAGATGCCTTGACTCCTGCTAAGATAGATAATGTATATATTATTGATGAAACTTTGCATAAAGCTTTAGTAGTTGTTAGTGATGACCAACTTTCTCTTGCAATAGGTAAGATGGGACAGAATGTTAGACTTGCCAATAGACTTCTTGATTGGGCAATTGATGTTAAGACTAATAGTCAGTTTTCAGAGATGAAAGCAAGTGGAGAGTTTAAACAAGAGACTGTTGAAATGTTTAACAAGATTATTCAGGATAATGTTCAGGAGGATGAATTTGAAGAAATAAACAAGATTAGTGAGCTTAAGATTCTTGATAGTGATATTGTTGATAAATTGATTGAGGCAGGTCTTGATGATATTGATAATTTTTTAGATGCTAATGAGGAAAATCTCTTTGAGTTAGGAATAAGTTATGAGAAGCAAGAGGAGATAAATAAAATATTAAAAGAAGGAATGGTGATAATTTCTAATGATGATGACTCTATTGAAGGCGTAAAAGATGAAGAGGAATTGCTTTGTCCTGAGTGTGGGGCTGTTATTAATGAAAATATGACTTTTTGTCCAGGTTGTAAGATAGGGCTTAGCTTTGAATTTGAAGAGGAGTGGTAG
- the rpsO gene encoding 30S ribosomal protein S15, with protein MISKEQKQRIIVEFGKNSNDTGSVEVQIALITDRIKYLTEHLRINKKDHSSKRGLLKLVGQRRNLLRYYQKKDLEAYRTLIAKLGLRK; from the coding sequence ATGATTAGTAAAGAGCAAAAACAAAGAATAATTGTAGAATTTGGGAAAAATTCAAATGATACAGGTTCAGTTGAAGTGCAAATAGCGTTAATTACAGATAGAATAAAGTATTTGACAGAGCATTTGCGGATCAATAAAAAGGATCATAGCTCTAAAAGAGGTTTATTAAAGTTGGTCGGGCAGAGAAGGAATTTGTTAAGGTATTATCAGAAAAAAGATTTAGAAGCTTACAGAACCTTAATAGCTAAACTTGGACTTAGAAAATAA
- the truB gene encoding tRNA pseudouridine(55) synthase TruB, translating to MNGIILLNKRIGITSCDALFPLKRYFSKSRVGHTGTLDKFASGLLVVLVGKCTKLSNYITSLDKEYISEFEFGIETDTLDPNGKIVNTTSYIPSFEELRLGIKSFIGEIDQIPPKFSSVHVKGKRAYKLALNGDSFSLQPRKVTIHDIQILSYSVDLRILKLKIKCSKGTYVRSIARDLSLALGSFAYVKTLERVKIGDFRLDNACSCEDFNSNSLISVGSLGLFEKIYVDNGLIKPIRNGVYVNIVINVGEFKILKSESEEVLAVICGIGLNKYKYIIIF from the coding sequence ATGAATGGAATTATTTTATTAAATAAGAGAATTGGAATAACTTCTTGTGATGCTCTCTTTCCTTTAAAGAGATATTTTTCTAAAAGCCGAGTTGGGCATACAGGTACTCTTGATAAGTTTGCAAGTGGTCTTTTAGTTGTTCTAGTTGGCAAATGTACTAAACTTTCGAATTATATTACATCTTTAGACAAAGAATATATATCAGAGTTTGAGTTTGGAATTGAAACTGATACTCTTGATCCTAATGGTAAAATAGTAAATACGACATCTTATATTCCTAGTTTTGAAGAGCTAAGGCTTGGTATTAAATCTTTTATAGGTGAAATTGATCAAATTCCACCTAAGTTTTCTTCAGTGCATGTTAAAGGAAAAAGGGCTTATAAGTTGGCTCTTAATGGGGACTCTTTCAGTCTTCAGCCTAGAAAGGTTACTATACATGATATTCAGATCTTGAGTTATAGTGTTGATTTGCGTATTTTGAAGCTAAAAATAAAATGTTCTAAAGGAACGTATGTTAGAAGCATAGCAAGAGATTTATCATTGGCTTTAGGATCATTTGCTTATGTTAAGACCCTTGAAAGAGTTAAAATTGGCGATTTTAGATTAGATAATGCTTGTTCTTGTGAGGATTTCAATAGTAATTCTTTGATAAGTGTAGGATCTTTAGGACTTTTCGAAAAAATTTATGTTGATAATGGCTTGATTAAGCCTATTCGAAATGGTGTTTATGTTAATATTGTGATCAATGTTGGCGAGTTTAAGATTTTGAAATCTGAAAGTGAGGAAGTATTAGCAGTAATTTGTGGCATTGGTTTGAATAAGTATAAGTATATTATTATTTTTTGA
- a CDS encoding amidophosphoribosyltransferase, with the protein MWDWSVLKSIFLPFCSCCHRNYVYSYALCKDCIEFFRFDVRLRDDVWYFFDYKDEYKKLVLAYKRDGQRLLGQFFASAILQFLMSIDFDLVVSVPCSFKRKIFYNFDHMEYIGDLLSHGGIDYVNIFKRGLGKSQKLLRGDLRHNNLENKVKLKLNYKNIKFKKVVLIDDVVTTGVSMTFCEDILMEHGTWSVIKLSIARV; encoded by the coding sequence GTGTGGGATTGGTCTGTTTTAAAAAGCATATTTCTTCCTTTTTGTTCTTGTTGCCATAGAAATTATGTTTATTCTTATGCTCTTTGCAAGGATTGTATTGAATTTTTTCGTTTTGATGTTAGGTTAAGAGATGATGTTTGGTATTTTTTTGACTATAAAGATGAATATAAGAAATTGGTTCTTGCTTATAAGAGAGATGGTCAGAGATTACTAGGCCAGTTTTTTGCAAGTGCGATTTTACAATTTTTGATGAGTATTGATTTTGACTTGGTTGTTAGTGTTCCTTGTAGTTTTAAAAGAAAGATTTTTTATAATTTTGACCACATGGAATATATTGGAGATTTGTTAAGTCATGGTGGAATAGATTATGTTAATATTTTTAAACGAGGATTAGGGAAGAGTCAAAAGTTGTTGCGTGGGGATTTAAGGCATAATAATTTAGAGAATAAAGTTAAATTAAAATTAAATTATAAAAATATCAAGTTTAAGAAGGTTGTGCTTATTGATGATGTTGTGACAACAGGAGTATCTATGACTTTTTGTGAAGATATTCTTATGGAACATGGGACTTGGAGTGTGATAAAGCTATCAATTGCTCGGGTCTAG
- the infB gene encoding translation initiation factor IF-2 — protein MSKSIDDNCNEDEKKIKVVKLRKKVVKVVAHTDNNLDKSKNGLVGPSNSLSNQTSNRRYSSGSKDRGGVKSSFVRGDKDITGSQIQQQQGSRGSFNKNYAQSRDNRRYSSGSKDRGGVKSSFVRGDKDITGSQIQQQQGSRGSFNKNYAQSSGSHTFRRVIRAKVVSSVAISPSDSDNKGLNRKLGEKKKQQQESQKGYKRKKEEIESQTIEQKVFEQLQKKKKENLANPIPKSIDIMGAITVAELAKKMNLKSSDLIYKLMTLGVMATINEKIDADTATILVEEYGSRVNVVSIYDETVIEMEEDDESKMIAKPPIITIMGHVDHGKTRLLSVLRNIDINKTEFGGITQHIGAYTINYNDHEITFLDTPGHEAFTMMRSRGAQVTDIVVLVVSAVDGVMPQTVEAINHAKDAKVPIIVAINKVDLPDSNLDRVKHQLSEYDLIPEDWGGHTIFVAISALKNIGITDLLDMIILQSEVMSLKANPTKRAIGRVLDARIDMGRGIVCSVIIEDGTLSIGDSFVGGIYHGKVRALINERGISVKSVGPAKAISVLGFSAIPQAGDPFQVTKTEKEAKLISAKRQDLRKYEDAKNVKKVTMSNLYDSIKDGELKELKIILKADVQGSVEALKHSLEKLTNSEIRVKVIHSSVGAITETDIDFAAASEAIIVGFHVRPTAKAQLLANQEKVEIRKYNIIYDAINDIRSVLEGMLEPDIEQQFIGFAEVRAVISIPRVGVVAGCYVSQGCIKRDSITNVMREGVQVHSGKIFSLKRFKEDVKEVNAQYECGIMIDNYFDIKEGDIIEAFEIKQIKRCFRF, from the coding sequence TTGTCAAAAAGTATTGATGATAATTGTAATGAAGATGAAAAGAAGATTAAAGTTGTTAAATTACGAAAGAAGGTAGTAAAGGTTGTAGCCCATACTGATAACAATTTAGATAAATCCAAGAATGGTCTTGTTGGACCCTCAAATTCATTGAGTAATCAAACTTCTAATAGGAGGTACTCTTCTGGCAGTAAAGACAGGGGAGGGGTGAAGTCTTCTTTTGTGCGTGGAGATAAAGATATTACTGGAAGTCAGATCCAGCAACAGCAGGGTAGTAGAGGATCTTTCAATAAAAATTATGCTCAAAGCAGAGATAATAGGAGGTACTCTTCTGGCAGTAAAGACAGGGGAGGGGTGAAGTCTTCTTTTGTGCGTGGAGATAAAGATATTACTGGAAGTCAGATCCAGCAACAGCAGGGTAGTAGAGGATCTTTCAATAAAAATTATGCTCAGAGTAGTGGTTCTCATACATTTAGACGAGTAATAAGGGCTAAAGTAGTTTCTAGTGTTGCGATATCGCCTTCTGATTCTGATAACAAGGGCCTTAATAGGAAGCTTGGAGAAAAGAAGAAGCAACAACAGGAGAGTCAAAAGGGGTATAAGAGGAAAAAGGAAGAGATTGAGAGTCAAACAATAGAACAAAAAGTTTTTGAGCAGCTTCAGAAGAAGAAAAAAGAAAATCTAGCAAATCCAATTCCTAAGTCAATTGATATTATGGGAGCTATTACTGTTGCTGAACTTGCAAAAAAAATGAATTTAAAGTCCTCAGACTTGATTTATAAATTGATGACTTTGGGTGTGATGGCAACTATTAATGAGAAGATTGATGCTGATACTGCTACTATTCTAGTTGAAGAATATGGGTCTAGAGTGAATGTTGTATCAATCTATGATGAAACAGTTATAGAGATGGAAGAAGATGATGAGAGTAAGATGATTGCAAAGCCTCCTATTATTACAATAATGGGACATGTTGATCATGGAAAGACTAGGCTTCTATCAGTGTTGCGAAATATTGATATAAATAAAACTGAGTTTGGGGGGATTACACAACATATTGGTGCTTATACTATTAATTATAATGATCATGAAATAACATTTTTAGACACTCCGGGACATGAAGCTTTTACGATGATGAGAAGTCGAGGAGCACAAGTTACAGATATTGTTGTCCTTGTTGTTTCTGCTGTGGATGGAGTAATGCCACAGACTGTCGAGGCTATTAATCATGCAAAGGATGCAAAAGTACCTATTATTGTTGCAATCAATAAGGTTGATTTGCCAGATTCGAATTTGGATAGAGTTAAACATCAGCTTTCAGAGTATGATTTGATTCCTGAAGATTGGGGTGGACATACAATTTTTGTTGCAATTTCAGCTCTTAAAAATATTGGTATTACTGATCTTCTTGATATGATTATTCTGCAATCTGAAGTAATGTCATTGAAGGCAAATCCAACTAAAAGGGCTATTGGTAGGGTTCTTGATGCTAGAATTGACATGGGTAGAGGAATAGTTTGTTCTGTTATAATTGAGGATGGAACTCTTTCTATAGGAGATTCTTTTGTTGGAGGAATTTATCATGGTAAGGTGAGAGCATTAATTAATGAGAGAGGAATATCTGTTAAGAGTGTTGGTCCTGCAAAGGCTATTAGTGTTTTAGGTTTTTCAGCAATTCCTCAGGCTGGTGATCCTTTCCAGGTTACAAAGACAGAAAAAGAAGCTAAATTAATTAGTGCTAAGAGACAAGATCTTAGAAAATATGAAGATGCTAAAAATGTAAAAAAAGTTACTATGTCAAATCTTTATGATTCAATCAAGGATGGAGAACTTAAAGAACTTAAGATAATTTTAAAAGCAGATGTGCAGGGTTCTGTTGAGGCTTTAAAGCATTCTCTTGAAAAATTAACTAACAGTGAGATTAGAGTGAAAGTTATTCATTCATCGGTAGGAGCAATAACAGAAACTGATATTGATTTTGCAGCAGCAAGTGAGGCAATTATTGTTGGTTTTCATGTACGACCTACGGCCAAAGCGCAATTGTTGGCTAATCAAGAAAAAGTTGAGATTAGAAAATATAATATCATTTATGATGCAATTAATGATATTAGATCAGTTCTTGAGGGCATGTTGGAGCCAGATATTGAACAGCAATTTATTGGATTTGCTGAAGTTCGTGCTGTTATTAGTATTCCTAGGGTTGGAGTGGTGGCTGGATGTTATGTTTCACAGGGATGTATAAAACGGGATTCTATAACTAATGTTATGCGAGAAGGAGTTCAGGTACATTCTGGTAAAATTTTCTCATTAAAGCGCTTTAAAGAAGATGTTAAGGAAGTTAATGCACAATATGAGTGTGGAATTATGATTGATAATTATTTTGATATTAAGGAAGGAGATATCATTGAGGCATTTGAAATTAAACAAATAAAGAGATGCTTTAGGTTTTAA
- the rimP gene encoding ribosome maturation factor RimP, producing the protein MVKIIDNNEIYNLVKNVTDRLGIEIIEINIFRKRDRGKIQIVLYKGNDFGVDTLYDLHKMFLLSLESVFKCNFSLEISTPGINRKIKSDREFKIFEGRRIKLMLNNDFEEGLILKADSGSFIFKTDNEETRILYSDVKKAKLL; encoded by the coding sequence TTGGTTAAAATTATTGATAATAATGAAATTTACAATCTAGTAAAAAATGTAACAGATCGATTGGGAATTGAAATTATAGAAATTAATATTTTCAGGAAAAGGGATAGAGGAAAGATTCAAATAGTTCTTTATAAGGGAAATGACTTTGGAGTTGATACACTTTATGATTTACATAAAATGTTTTTATTAAGCTTGGAGTCAGTTTTTAAGTGTAATTTTAGTTTAGAAATCTCTACACCTGGGATAAATAGGAAAATTAAGAGTGATAGAGAGTTTAAAATTTTTGAGGGTAGAAGAATTAAGTTGATGTTAAATAATGATTTTGAAGAAGGCCTGATCTTAAAGGCAGATTCAGGTAGCTTTATTTTTAAGACAGATAATGAAGAAACAAGAATTCTTTATAGTGATGTTAAGAAGGCTAAATTATTGTGA
- the rbfA gene encoding 30S ribosome-binding factor RbfA, with amino-acid sequence MEKKIKKSKLESLLVQEIGNLIVTRVIKDPRVHEFLTVVRVELSNDLINAKVFIGSIKEGSSLDNAVKALNNAKGFIQGKIVKRIRIKNTPKLNFLRDNTISKAFYINKIIENLNIGEE; translated from the coding sequence ATGGAAAAGAAGATAAAAAAATCAAAACTCGAAAGTTTATTAGTTCAAGAGATTGGTAATTTAATAGTAACAAGGGTTATTAAAGATCCCAGGGTGCATGAATTCTTAACTGTTGTGAGGGTTGAACTTTCAAATGATTTAATAAATGCTAAGGTATTTATTGGTTCTATTAAAGAAGGTTCATCTCTTGATAATGCTGTTAAAGCGTTAAATAATGCCAAAGGATTTATTCAAGGAAAGATTGTTAAACGTATTAGAATTAAAAATACTCCAAAATTAAATTTTTTAAGAGATAATACTATTTCTAAAGCTTTTTATATTAATAAAATAATTGAAAATTTGAATATTGGTGAAGAATAG